Proteins found in one Sorghum bicolor cultivar BTx623 chromosome 1, Sorghum_bicolor_NCBIv3, whole genome shotgun sequence genomic segment:
- the LOC8081118 gene encoding uncharacterized protein LOC8081118: MLFAPSRLPPRSLRLAPGSPMASTLAILRPSAPAPLAGRRARAAAPATARVALSSRSRYSSARVSLGSEVAVGADALFADYKPTTAFLFPGQGAQTVGMGAEAQSVPAATKLFNQANEILGYDLLDLCTNGPKEKLDSTVISQPAIYVTSLAAVEVLRARDGGQDVINSVDVTCGLSLGEYTALAFAGAFSFEDGLKLVKLRGEAMQDASDAANSAMVSVIGLDSEKVQELCDAANEEVDDSERVQIANFLCPGNYAVSGGVKGIEVVEAKAKSFKARMTVRLAVAGAFHTSFMQPAVSRLESALAATEIRTPRIPVISNVDAQPHSDPDTIKQILARQVTSPVQWETTVKTLMGKGLEKSYELGPGKVIAGILKRINKGASIENIGA; encoded by the exons ATGCTCTTCGCCCCCTCGCGCCTACCGCCTCGCAGCCTCCGCCTCGCTCCGGGCTCCCCAATGGCCTCCACGCTCGCCATCCTCAGGCCCTCCGCGCCGGCCCCGCTCGCGGGCCGCCGGGCGCGGGCTGCCGCGCCGGCGACCGCGAGGGTGGCGCTGTCGTCCAGATCTAGGTATTCGTCGGCCAGGGTGTCGCTCGGCTCCGAGGTTGCAGTGGGCGCCGACGCGCTCTTCGCCGACTATAAGCCCACCACCGCTTTCCTCTTCCCCGGCCAG gGTGCCCAAACCGTTGGAATGGGGGCAGAAGCTCAGAGTGTTCCAGCAGCTACCAAATTGTTCAACCAGGCAAATGAAATCCTTGG ATATGACTTGCTGGATCTTTGCACCAATGGGCCAAAAGAAAAGCTGGATTCAACAGTGATCAGTCAG ccgGCTATATATGTTACCAGCCTTGCAGCAGTAGAGGTACTACGTGCACGCGATGGAGGCCAAGATGTGATTAACTCTGTAGATGTTACATGTGGTCTCAGTTTGGGAGAATATACCGCTCTTGCATTTGCTGGTGCTTTTAG CTTTGAGGACGGACTGAAGCTTGTGAAGCTAAGAGGAGAAGCTATGCAG GATGCTTCAGATGCTGCCAATAGTGCAATGGTTAGTGTGATTGGTCTGGATTCAGAAAAGGTGCAAGAACTATGTGATGCTGCTAATGAGGAAGTAGATGACAGTGAAAGAGTTCAGATAGCAAACTTTCTGTGCCCT GGGAATTATGCAGTTTCTGGTGGTGTAAAAGGTATTGAAGTAGTTGAAGCCAAAGCAAAGTCCTTCAAGGCCAGAATGACG GTTCGCCTAGCTGTTGCTGGTGCTTTCCATACTAGCTTCATGCAACCAGCTGTTTCAAGATTGGAATCTGCGTTGGCTGCCACTGAGATAAGAACACCTAGAATCCCAGTcatctccaatgttgatgcgcAGCCCCACTCAGATCCTGACACCATCAAGCAGATTTTAGCGCGGCAG GTAACCTCTCCGGTGCAGTGGGAAACCACTGTTAAGACTCTTATGGGCAAGGGGCTTGAGAAAAGTTATGAACTCGGACCAGGAAAG GTTATAGCAGGTATTCTCAAGAGAATCAACAAAGGCGCTAGCATTGAGAACATCGGGGCTTGA
- the LOC8084024 gene encoding uncharacterized protein At5g01610, translating into MDEIMNKVGAYWLGQRANKEISSAGDDLESLSTSVGDGAKWLVNKLKGKMQKPLAELLKEHGLPVGLFPREATNYELSPETRRLTVYIPSPCEVGYRDGSELRFDATVSGTLGEGRLTEVEGIKTKVLVWARVTAVKADAAKVHFTAGIKRSRSREAYEVVRGGITVDEF; encoded by the exons ATGGACGAGATCATGAACAAGGTGGGCGCTTACTGGCTGGGGCAGAGGGCCAACAAGGAGATCTCCTCGGCCGGCGACGACCTTGAA TCGCTGTCGACCAGCGTCGGGGACGGGGCGAAATGGCTGGTGAACAAGCTGAAAGGCAAGATGCAGAAGCCGCTGGCGGAGCTGCTCAAGGAGCACGGCCTCCCCGTGGGCCTGTTCCCGCGGGAGGCGACCAACTACGAGTTGTCGCCGGAGACGCGGCGCCTGACGGTGTACATCCCGTCCCCGTGCGAGGTCGGGTACCGCGACGGCTCCGAGCTGCGGTTCGACGCCACGGTGTCCGGCACGCTGGGCGAGGGCCGCCTCACGGAGGTGGAGGGGATCAAGACCAAGGTGCTCGTCTGGGCCAGGGTCACCGCCGTCAAGGCCGACGCCGCCAAGGTCCACTTCACCGCCGGGATCAAGAGGTCGCGCAGCAGGGAAGCCTACGAGGTCGTCAGGGGCGGCATCACCGTCGACGAGTTCTAG
- the LOC8081119 gene encoding uncharacterized protein LOC8081119, which translates to MPPPRPRLPPLLLIHLLLAAACSCGLTGAGEGGSCEFSVERGGELYSFDLAAPTPAHRHGVLSEDGFYKVAVNDSVLWFQLCDEMLFNFDPPMCLNCEDCGGPLRCGTQCSALVSNYIRGYDVCTTIGSLSKSHISLVDESNPQKGIIVKMFSSKCSISVSVICDSTAAQVPDKFVVSGLCDYATTLKHPSGCARSVSDSGSGWRWLSTLFMTILCLLGGYILIGAVYRYYFLGIHSVEAIPNLEFWIGLPQRIKTIFVPATRSHVSYNRDGQGTYASVYH; encoded by the exons ATGCCGCCTCCGAGGCCCCGCCTGCCGCCGCTTCTCCTTATCCACCTCCTCCTCGCGGCCGCCTGCAGCTGCGGCCTCACCGGTGCGGGGGAAGGCGGCTCCTGCGAGTTCTCCGTCGAGCGAGGCGGCGAGCTCTACAGCTTCGACCTCGCGGCGCCGACGCCGGCGCACCGCCACGGCGTGCTCAGCGAGGACGG GTTTTACAAGGTGGCTGTGAATGATTCCGTACTCTGGTTCCAG CTTTGCGATGAAATGCTATTCAACTTTGACCCACCTATGTGTCTTAATTGTGAG GACTGTGGTGGTCCACTGAGGTGTGGAACTCAGTGCAGTGCACTTGTGTCAAATTATATTCGAG GGTATGATGTCTGCACAACTATTGGGAGTTTATCTAAATCCCATATATCTCTAGTTG ATGAGAGTAATCCTCAAAAGGGTATCATTGTTAAGATGTTCTCATCAAAGTGTTCTATTTCTGTTTCCGTTATTTGCGATTCAACTGCAGCCCAA GTACCAGACAAATTCGTCGTATCTGGTCTTTGTGATTAT GCTACAACACTTAAACACCCTTCTGGTTGTGCACGGTCTGTTTCTGATTCTGGAAGTGGCTGGAGATGGTTAAGCACTTTGTTCATGAC AATTCTGTGCCTTCTTGGAGGGTACATTTTGATTGGAGCAGTTTACAGATACTATTTCCTTGGCATTCATTCTGTAGAG GCCATTCCAAACCTGGAATTTTGGATTGGTTTGCCCCAACGCATTAAG ACTATCTTTGTTCCTGCAACAAGAAGTCACGTAAGTTATAATAGAGATGGTCAAGGCACATACGCCTCTGTATACCATTGA
- the LOC8084025 gene encoding uncharacterized mitochondrial carrier C8C9.12c has product MTRLLETRKTGGRDCERRPEREGCSEIDLTTTSSSSPSPPPEWRHPPSPQISPLYFLLLLLLLVRSLLPSNRLAPCSPLKTLALPQPPSMAADFRTPDRLLPAAAEDPTTPQGHPPNPVLSTPAVPDATHDGLRFWQYMLAGSVAGVVEHTAMFPVDTLKTHMQASMPPCRPALSLRAVLRNAVASEGGALSLYRGLPAMALGAGPAHAVYFSVYEFAKSALTDRLGPNNPAAHAASGVVATVASDAVFTPMDTVKQRLQLTSSPYTGVGHCIRTVLRDEGPGAFFVSYRTTVVMNAPYTAVHFATYEAAKRMLGDMAADEESLAVHATAGAAAGALAAAVTTPFDVVKTQLQCQGVCGCERFSSSSIGDVFRTIIKRDGYSGLMRGWKPRMLFHAPAAAICWSTYEASKSFFERFNEERRK; this is encoded by the exons ATGACCAGATTGCTCGAAACGAGAAAAACCGGGGGAAGAGACTGCGAAAGGAGGCCGGAACGGGAAGGATGCAGCGAGATCGATTTGACCACCACCTCCTCTTCCTCGCCGTCCCCTCCTCCTGAATGGCGACATCCTCCTTCCCCTCAAATCTCTCCTCTTTatttccttctcctcctccttctcctcgtGCGCTCCTTGCTCCCCTCAAATCGCCTCGCCCCGTGCTCCCCGCTCAAAACCCTAGCCCTGCCGCAGCCGCCTTCCATGGCTGCGGATTTCCGCACCCCCGACCGCCTCCTGCCCGCCGCAGCTGAGGACCCGACGACCCCACAGGGCCACCCTCCCAATCCGGTGCTTAGCACCCCCGCCGTCCCCGACGCCACCCACGATGGCCTCCGCTTCTGGCAGTACATGCTCGCCGGCTCCGTCGCCGGCGTCGTCGAGCACACGGCGATGTTCCCCGTCGACACCCTCAAGACCCACATGCAGGCCAGCATGCCGCCCTGCCGACCGGCGCTGTCTCTGAGGGCGGTCCTGCGCAACGCCGTGGCCAGCGAGGGCGGCGCCCTCTCCCTCTACCGGGGACTCCCCGCCATGGCGCTCGGTGCGGGCCCCGCCCACGCCGTCTACTTCTCCGTCTACGAGTTCGCCAAGTCGGCCCTCACCGACCGCCTCGGCCCCAACAACCCTGCCGCGCACGCCGCCTCCGGGGTCGTCGCGACCGTGGCCAGCGATGCGGTCTTCACGCCTATGGACACCGTCAAGCAGCGGCTGCAGCTCACCAGCAGCCCTTACACGGGCGTAGGGCACTGCATCCGCACCGTGCTGCGCGACGAGGGGCCTGGCGCCTTCTTCGTTTCCTACCGGACAACCGTGGTCATGAACGCACCCTACACCGCTGTCCACTTTGCAACCTACGAGGCGGCCAAGCGGATGCTCGGGGACATGGCCGCCGATGAGGAGTCCCTCGCCGTACACGCCACCGCTGGGGCCGCAGCAGGGGCACTTGCCGCGGCGGTCACCACGCCCTTCGATGTTGTCAAGACGCAGCTACAGTGTCAG GGTGTGTGTGGCTGTGAGCGCTTTTCAAGCAGCTCAATAGGTGATGTGTTCAGAACAATCATAAAGCGAGATGGGTATTCCGGGCTCATGAGGGGATGGAAGCCAAGAATGCTGTTCCATGCACCTGCAGCTGCGATATGTTGGTCCACATACGAGGCCTCGAAGTCATTTTTCGAAAGGTTCAATGAAGAAAGGCGGAAATAg
- the LOC8081120 gene encoding egg cell-secreted protein 1.2 yields the protein MALSRLSTAVLSCLALLVASTAAHRTPPTAFAPSSSSSSHSVRGLPALAERLEGAEAQQCWEALVEIKSCTGEIIILFIKGEAFLGPGCCRAIRVIEQSCWAADNMLSIIGFTPQEGDMLKGYCDAGDDGSGGGQSGSSPPPRGADAVGAAAAAARESVAAVAGRKSSMHR from the coding sequence ATGGCACTCTCCCGCCTGTCCACGGCCGTGCTCTCCTGCCTGGCGCTGCTCGTCGCGTCGACGGCCGCGCACCGGACGCCGCCGACGGCTTTCgccccgtcgtcgtcgtcgtcgtcgcactCGGTCCGGGGCCTGCCGGCACTGGCggagcggctggagggcgcggAGGCGCAGCAGTGCTGGGAGGCGCTGGTGGAGATCAAGTCGTGCACGGGCGAGATCATCATCCTCTTCATCAAGGGCGAGGCGTTCCTGGGGCCCGGGTGCTGCCGCGCCATCCGCGTCATCGAGCAGAGCTGCTGGGCCGCCGACAACATGCTGTCCATCATCGGCTTCACCCCGCAGGAAGGGGACATGCTCAAGGGCTACTGCGACGCCGGCGacgacggcagcggcggcgggcaGAGCggctcgtcgccgccgccgcgcggtgCGGACGCGgtcggtgctgctgctgctgctgcccgcgAGAGCGTCGCTGCCGTCGCGGGAAGGAAGAGCTCGATGCACCGTTAG
- the LOC8081121 gene encoding glucan endo-1,3-beta-glucosidase 9, with translation MPSTRLRPPPPFVPGLLLLLLAMAPPPPASAVGVNWGFASSLSLPAAQVVRGLLLPNSVPRVRLAAASSDALAALAGTGIAVSVGIPDALLRPLASSTKAAAAWVHDNVTRYSSSVRFEYIVVGDEPFLLRHGQNFHPFVVRAAENVQQALVHAKLSGKMKVLVPCTADTFQNASILPSKASFRSDVNKTMADLLSFLANSSSPFMVELDPFLSFQHNKNMSLDYYLFQLMSHPVKDGQNKYDNYVDASIDALVTSLTKAGFSDMDIIVGRAGWPTDGAVNATPAIAQSFMTGLVNHLGKKSGTPLRPKVPPIEMYLFSLLDEDQRSIASGGYERHHGIFTFDGQAKYYANIGQGPKSLKNAPAVNYLPSKWCVLDNNKDLSNVSSSFSSACSKGDCTSLLPGGSCSGLAWPGNVSYAFNNYYQQHDQSEDSCYFNGLGLITTVDPSVDNCLFPLAIRTSAATSLHLTLPVLLLLVLWFLHCLYIVW, from the exons ATGCCGTCCACTCGcctccgcccgccgccgccgttcgttcctggcctcctcctcctcctcctcgccatggcgccgccaccgccggctTCCGCGGTGGGCGTGAACTGGGGCTTCGCGTCCTCCCTCTCGCTCCCGGCGGCGCAGGTCGTACGGGGCCTCCTCCTCCCCAACTCCGTTCCCCGCGtccgcctcgccgccgcctcctccgacGCGCTCGCGGCGCTCGCGGGCACCGGCATCGCCGTCAGCGTCGGGATCCCTGACGCGCTGCTCCGGCCCCTCGCGTCCTCCACCAAGGCCGCCGCCGCGTGGGTCCACGACAATGTCACCCGTTACTCCTCCAGCGTGCGGTTCGA GTATATTGTTGTCGGGGATGAGCCCTTTCTTCTACGTCATGGACAGAATTTTCATCCTTTTGTAGTTCGTGCAGCAGAAAATGTTCAACAAGCATTAGTCCATGCAAAATTGTCTGGCAAGATGAAGGTGCTAGTACCTTGTACTGCTGACACATTCCAGAATGCATCTATCCTGCCCTCGAAAGCTAGCTTCAGATCTGATGTTAACAAGACCATGGCAGATCTCCTCTCATTTCTTGCTAACAGCAGTTCTCCATTTATGGTGGAGCTGGATCCATTTTTGAGCTTTCAACACAACAAAAATATGTCATTGGACTATTACCTGTTCCAACTAATGTCTCATCCTGTAAAAGATGGTCAAAACAAGTATGACAATTACGTTGATGCAAGCATAGATGCTCTGGTTACTTCTCTAACCAAAGCTGGCTTCAGTGACATGGACATCATTGTCGGGAGAGCAGGATGGCCAACAGATGGAGCTGTGAACGCAACTCCTGCTATTGCTCAATCGTTCATGACTGGCCTAGTCAACCACCTGGGTAAAAAGTCTGGGACTCCACTTCGCCCAAAAGTCCCTCCAATTGAGATGTATCTCTTCAGCCTTTTAGATGAAGATCAACGGAGTATAGCTAGTGGAGGTTATGAAAGGCATCATGGCATTTTTACCTTTGATGGCCAGGCAAAGTACTATGCCAACATAGGTCAAGGTCCTAAATCACTCAAGAATGCCCCTGCTGTCAATTACCTTCCATCAAAATGGTGTGTGCTAGACAACAATAAGGATTTGTCCAATGTTTCTTCTAGTTTCTCGTCAGCTTGCTCCAAAGGTGACTGCACTTCTCTGTTACCTGGTGGCTCCTGCTCAGGTCTTGCCTGGCCTGGGAATGTGTCGTACGCGTTCAACAACTACTACCAGCAGCATGATCAGAGTGAGGATAGTTGCTACTTCAATGGCCTAGGTTTGATAACTACTGTTGATCCATCTGTCGACAATTGTTTGTTTCCTCTCGCAATTCGCACTTCTGCCGCCACTTCTTTGCACCTAACATTGCCCGTGTTGCTATTATTAGTTTTGTGGTTTTTGCATTGTCTGTATATAGTCTGGTGA
- the LOC110437563 gene encoding 40S ribosomal protein S7, producing MYTARKKIQKEKGLEPSEFEDSVAQAFFDLENGNQELKSDLKDLYINNAIQMDVAGSRKAVVIHVPYRLRKAFRKIHVRLVRELEKKFSGKDVVIVATRRIVRPPKKGSAVQRPRTRTLTAVHDGILEDVVYPAEIVGKRVRYRLDGAKIIKIFLDPKERNNTEYKLETYTAVYRRLCGKEVVFEYPMTENA from the exons ATGTACACCGCGAGGAAGAAGATCcagaaggagaagggccttgaGCCCTCCGAGTTCGAGGACTCCGTCGCGCAG GCGTTCTTCGACCTGGAGAACGGCAACCAGGAGCTCAAGAGCGACCTCAAGGACCTGTACATCAACAATGCTAT CCAGATGGATGTTGCCGGGAGCAGGAAGGCTGTTGTGATCCACGTCCCATACCGCCTGCGCAAGGCCTTCAGGAAGATCCATGTCAGGCTCGTCAGGGAGCTGGAGAAGAAATTCAGcggcaag GATGTGGTAATTGttgccacaaggaggatcgtgAGGCCACCCAAGAAGGGTTCAGCTGTTCAGCGCCCTCGCACCAGGACTCTGACTGCTGTTCATGATGGCATCTTGGAGGATGTTGTCTACCCAGCTGAGATTGTGGGGAAGCGTGTCAGATACCGTCTGGATGGTGCCAAGATCATCAAG ATCTTCTTGGACCCAAAGGAAAGGAACAACACCGAATACAAGCTGGAGACCTACACTGCAGTGTACCGCAGGCTGTGTGGGAAAGAAGTGGTCTTTGAGTACCCTATGACCGAAAATGCATAA